Proteins encoded in a region of the Babesia bovis T2Bo chromosome 4 map unlocalized Chr4_2, whole genome shotgun sequence genome:
- a CDS encoding putative integral membrane protein, whose translation MYITIALLPYTTDYYYITTSLPTSTTEYCPVTILANFFNPPHSVITVFYRITLLKTSRTYNTSANPSSHNHATTPQYYGVPPRNITPHCKENDNSIVLPSIIKNTMDNVSCTTIVLVLLWLSLCCQALGSLVALVDEFSTTTVLFTTTPLSTLLLGVCLWQCKKAGYLLSPMTWYHWALLVLLMLLQVMAVVLAVLKLLQPMEDLDEDTYSPEWIYPIYGVAVLLVFILGGTLYCGWKCNLFCRPCCKSQYVCYGSAIVVVLVLLVVLGVTASMVKYQPNYDLFSGLEWVNEILTIRYLDKIVVPCTQCYTTAVLWITILKLPYTVPEVITLMASALAVASILAVATPITMEYDLLLSTALADSPVLRITTASFLLALHVVALGITLYCLEYKGVFHWPKDYMCFGVLAAVVILVALVAVVIVMVIHIAKTHDLIAELKGVEFALLAYSLLLMVPVFWYAYRCGLLTWRWNSCLSKQKSLKATDTAENTVPDTDVAKES comes from the coding sequence ATGTACATTACTATTGCGCTGCTACCCTATACTACGGATTACTATTACATCACTACCTCGTTACCAactagtactactgagtACTGCCCCGTTACCATACTAGCCAATTTCTTCAATCCCCCACACTCTGTAATAACTGTTTTCTACAGGATAACCCTTCTTAAGACGTCTAGAACATACAACACGTCGGCAAACCCATCCTCCCACAACCACGCCACTACTCCCCAGTACTATGGAGTACCACCAAGGAATATAACTCCACACTGTAAGGAAAACGATAACTCTATAGTACTACCCAGTATTATCAAAAACACTATGGATAATGTTAGCTGCACTACCATAgtactagtactactatGGCTATCTCTATGCTGCCAGGCACTGGGTTCATTGGTGGCCTTGGTAGACGAATTCAGCACTACTACAGTGCTATTCACTACTACTCCACTGTCCACTTTGCTGCTCGGAGTATGTCTATGGCAGTGCAAGAAGGCTGGGTACCTACTATCCCCGATGACCTGGTACCATTGGGCATTACTGGTACTGCTGATGCTACTACAGGTAATGGCAGTGGTATTGGCCGTGCTAAAGCTACTGCAACCGATGGAAGATCTGGATGAAGACACCTATTCACCTGAATGGATATATCCCATTTACGGTGTTGCAGTACTACTTGTGTTTATACTCGGTGGTACTCTATACTGCGGCTGGAAATGCAACCTATTTTGTAGACCATGTTGTAAGAGCCAGTACGTTTGTTATGGTAGTGCAAtagtagtagtactagtgcTTCTCGTAGTGCTGGGTGTAACAGCTTCAATGGTGAAGTATCAACCCAACTACGATCTGTTTTCCGGCTTAGAATGGGTTAATGAGATTCTGACAATTCGTTACCTTGATAAAATAGTAGTACCGTGTACGCAGTGCTATACCACGGCAGTGCTCTGGATTACTATTCTCAAGCTACCATATACAGTACCGGAAGTGATAACCCTAATGGCATCAGCACTGGCAGTGGCCTCTATATTGGCAGTGGCAACACCCATTACTATGGAATACGATTTACTACTATCCACTGCGTTGGCAGACAGCCCAGTACTACGCATTACTACAGCATCTTTCCTTCTGGCATTGCACGTAGTGGCCCTAGGAATTACCTTGTATTGCCTAGAGTATAAAGGGGTATTCCACTGGCCCAAGGATTACATGTGCTTCGGGGTACTGGCAGCAGTGGTAATTCTGGTAGCACTGGTGGCTGTGGTGATAGTGATGGTGATACATATTGCAAAGACTCACGATCTCATCGCTGAACTTAAAGGTGTAGAATTCGCCTTGCTGGCCTACTCACTACTACTGATGGTACCGGTATTCTGGTATGCATATCGATGTGGTCTACTTACATGGAGATGGAATTCATGTCTCTCCAAGCAGAAGAGTCTCAAGGCTACTGACACCGCTGAGAACACGGTACCAGACACGGATGTCGCAAAGGAATCATAG
- a CDS encoding putative integral membrane protein, producing the protein MVITTQLIPWLIISMFKAAYAEDDSGSNGSSTKYYILIGAGIFVIAAIVVLVYLDWNDHLKSLDDKKWIIYVLFVLCGFAGLIIFTWLVFGFKRYTNLDRRTLLTYFLIRAAHDPPQFGGCMRDW; encoded by the coding sequence ATGGTAATAACCACACAGTTAATACCATGGTTAATCATTTCCATGTTCAAGGCGGCATACGCAGAGGATGACAGTGGCAGTAATGGAAGCTCCACAAagtattatattttaatcGGAGCAGGAATTTTTGTCATTGCTGCCATAGTTGTGCTTGTATACCTAGACTGGAACGATCATTTAAAGAGTTTGGATGATAAGAAATGGATAATCTACGTGCTTTTTGTTCTCTGTGGTTTTGCTGGGCTTATAATATTCACGTGGCTGGTATTTGGATTCAAGCGATATACTAACCTAGACAGGCGTACGCTATTGACGTATTTCTTAATACGCGCCGCGCACGACCCACCTCAATTTGGTGGATGTATGAGAGATTGGTGA